A stretch of DNA from Tsuneonella amylolytica:
CATCAGCGGGGTGTGCAGCGCGGGCGTGACCGACCAGACGACGTAATATCCCACGAAGCAGGCCAGAACGAAGATCGACAGGATCGATATGAAATCCACGGTGCCTCCCCGCGCGCTCTTTCGGGAACGCGTCTGACCGTTCTTCCCACGAAAAAGGGGGCCAGCGCAAGCCGGCCCCCTTCCGTGGTCACGACAATCGCCGGACCATCACATCGACGGCAGAAGGACCCCGTCGACGACATGGATGACACCGTTCGATTGCATGACGTCGGCTTGGTTCACGTGCGCCATGCTGCCGCCCATGCCCATCAGCATGACCGTGCCGTTCATCATGCTGAAGCGCAGCGGCTCGCCCTCGACTGTGGTGTAGGTCGCGGTGCCGTTGCCGGCACGGATGCGCGCGGCGATGTCGGCGGCGGTGATGCGGCCCGGAACGACGTGATAGGTCAGCACCTTCGTCAGCGCGGCCTTGTTGGCGGGCATCATCAGCGAGTTGAGCGTGGCAGCCGGCACCTTGGCGAACGCGGCATCGGTCGGCGCGAACACGGTGAAGGGGCCGGGGCCGTTCAGGGTGTCGACTAGGCCGGCGGCCGTCACCGCCTTCACCAGCGTGGTGTGGATCGGCGAATTGACCGCGTTGGCGACGATCGTCTGGTTCGGGTACATGGCCGCGCCGCCGACGTAGGCGACGTCGGTCCGCGCAGAGGCGGTGGTCGCCATCCCGTCGTCCATCGTGTCCATCGTGGTGCACCCGGCGAGCGCGATCGTGGCCAGGGCCGTCGCGGCAAGTGTCTTGAATTGCATCGAGTTGTTTCCTGTCTGTCCCGTCGCCTCTTCTACGAGACGAACGGGCCAGCGGTTTCACTCGGCCAGCGTCTCCGCTGCGTCGCGCTCGTTCTCCGTTCGGGCGATGTCCCTGCCGACGACATAGCCGCCGTAGAACGCGGCGAGCACGAACCCGACGATCAGACACGCAATGATGAGGGCCCTGGGCGAAACCGCGTTCTTCGACATGTCGTTCATGCGTGCAACCTCGGATGCACGATCGATCCGTCCCGCGTCAGCCGGATCGCATCGCCGATCTCCTCGTCGAGCACCGGCTTGCCCGCATCCTTGTCCCAGAAGGCCGACAGGAAATTGAACAGATTACGGGCGAACAGCGCGCTGGCATCGGCGGCGAGAGTGGCCGGCGTATTGGCATAGCCGACGATCTTCACCCCGTGCCTCTCGATCACCCGATCGGCAACCGATCCTTCGACATTGCCGCCCTGGGCCACCGCCAGATCGTAGATCACGCTGCCCGGCTTCATGCTCGCGATCTGCGCATCGCTGACGAGGCGCGGCGCCGCGCGACCGGGAATGAGAGCGGTGGTGATCACGATGTCCTGCTTGGCGATGTGGCCGGACACCAGCTCGGCCTGCGCCTGCTGGTATTCCTCACTCATCTCGGTGGCATAGCCGCCACTGCCCTCGCCCTCGATCCCGGCGACGGTCTCGACGAAGACCGGCTTCGCCCCCAGGGAGGCGATCTGTTCCTTCGTCGCCGACCGGACGTCGGTTGCCGAGACCTGCGCACCCAGCCGGCGGGCGGTGGCGATCGCCTGCAGTCCGGCGACGCCCACACCCATCACGAAGACCCGCGCGGCCTGTACCGTACCGGCGGCCGTCATCATCATCGGAAAGGCGCGGCCGTAGGTATCGGCGGCGGCAATCACGGCCTTGTACCCGGCAAGGTTGGACTGGCTGGACAGCACGTCCATGCTCTGCGCCCGGGTGATGCGCGGCATCAGTTCCATCGCCAGCGCCTCCAGCCCCGCCTTAGCGTAGGCATCGACCCGGCCCGGGTTGCCGAAGGGATCGAACGTCGCCGCGACCCACGTGCCGGGGTTCGCACCAACCAGCGCGGCGGGATCGGGCGCCTGTACGCCCAGCACGATATCCGCCCCCTTCACCGCCTTGGCCGCGGATGCGACTTCGGCGCCTGCCTCGGCATAGGCGGCATCGGCGATGCTGGCTGCCAGCCCCGCGCCGCTTTCGACAGCGACCGCTGCGCCCAGCGCGATGAACTTCCTCGCCGTTTCCGGCGTCAGCGCGACGCGGGTTTCCCCCGCCGCTGTTTCCCTGAGGACGGCGATCCGCAAGGGGCCGGAGATCAGCTGGCGATAATCAGAACGACGATCGCGGAGATCGCCACGATCAGCGGGACGGTCCACTTGAGCATTCCGATGAAGCTCCCGTAGGTTCCCTTGTGCATCTTCATGTCGTTGCCGGTGGCCATTGTTCGTATCGTCCCAAGGAGGAAAGGTGTGTTCCTTGCATTCCCTATCGCGCCCCGTGCCCGCGCTCAAGCCCGCCGCACCGGGAAATCGAGGGCTTAAGTCCCCCTTTACCGGTGTCCCGTAAGGACACGGTTCGTATCGGGACGGGACACGCGGGACATGACGGACGCAGACAGCAGGCTGCTGATGCTGATCGACGACGAACCGGCGCAGAGCCGGCTCATTTCCGCGCTCGCCGCGCGGGAAGGCTGGCGCACGATGATCGTCGGCGACGGCGAGACCGCGATCGCCACGCTGGGTACGCGCCAGGGCATGCAATTGAGCGCCATCATCCTCGACCAGTGGGTGCCGGGCGACGACGCCTGCGGCCTGATCGAGGAACTGAAGGCCCGCCGGCCCGGCCTGCCGATCCTGATGCTGACCGCCAGCGCCAGCCCGCTCCTCGCGGTCGAGGCGATGCGCGCGGGCGCGACCGACTACCTCATCAAGCCGGTTGCACCCGACCGCCTGATGCAGGCCCTGCGCAGCGCGACAAAGCGCGAGGCGCCGCGCGACGAACTTCAGCCGCTCACCGAGAAGATCGGCCAGGTGCTCGACTTCGACGCGATGATCGGCACCGCGCCCAACTTCCGCGCCGCGCTGGCGAAGGCGGCGAAAAGCGCACGTGGCCACGGAAACGTCCTGATCGAAGGCGAGAGTGGGACCGGCAAGGAAATGCTGATCCGCGCGATGCATGCCGCCAGCCCGCGGGCAAAGGCGCCGTTCCGCCTCATCAACTGCCGCTCGGTCCCGGCCAGCAGCATCGAATCAGTGCTGTTCGGGCACGAGCAGAACGCCTTTCCCGGCGCCTTCGAGAAACAGATCGGCGCGATCCAGCAGTGCGACGGCGGCACGCTGGTCCTCGACGAGGTCGATCGCCTGCCGCTGGACCTGCAGGAACGGCTGGCCGAAGTACTGGCGACCGGCGTCGTGCGCCCCGTCGGTGCGCGGCACGGCTTTCGCATCGACGTGCGCGTTCTGTCGGCGAGCAACCTGCCGCTGACCGACCTCAACAGTGCAGGCTATTTCCACCCGGCGCTTCACGGCCGCCTCGCCGCGACGACGATCACCCTGCCCCCCTTGCGCGAGCGGACCGGCGACATTCAGGCGCTCGCCCGCCATTTCCTCGCTCGCATCGGCGAGCAGCCGGGCCTGCGCAGCCTGACGATCACCGACGGCGGCCTCGCGCTGCTGGCCGCGTTCGACTGGCCCGGCAACGTCCGCCAGCTCCAGGCGGTGCTGTTCCGCGCGGCGGTGTTCTGCGATGGCGACGCACTGACCGCCGACAGTTTCCCCCAGTTGAGCGAAATGCTGGGCGAAACGGTCGAGAACCGCGATCCGCGTCAGGACGGCGTCGGCGTCATGCTTTACGCCGAAGACGGCAACCTGCGCAGCCTGGAGGAGATCGAGGCCGACGTCATCCGCCTTGCCATCGGGCATTATCGCGGGCGCATGACCGAGGTCGCCCGTCGCCTCGGCATCGGGCGCTCGACGCTCTACCGCAAGCTCGGCGATCTGGGCATCGACAACGCGGCCTGAGGCTGCGCGACACACCGTTACCGTATTTCGTGCGCCGACGCGTCGATACAGCCTCCTGCGTCCTATAAATCCGACAGGTTCAAGCTGGAACTCGATTACTTCGCAATTCGGGTGAGCTTTCCTCGCTTCGAATGCCGGCCGCCTTGCGTTCGGTGCACGGCTCAATCGCTGTCAGGGTAATTCCTGTCGCACCATCTTTGTAAACGGTGCTGTTGTTGTTGCAGATTTCTCCCGACATCAAACAACCCCTACCTCCACTTATCGTAACGCATTGCGTATTTCCAACATCGCCGAACCGGCATTTGTTGGAATAACAAATCATGCAGGAAGCAGCATTTACAGAGACGCTTGAAAAGCGAGTACGAAAATCCCCACCTAAAGACATATTTAGAATTTTTTTATCTTTCCTCCACTGCATTGTGGAAATAAACCAAGAGAGCCGTCTTACCACCTTGAATTGGCCCAATTCCCATCGTCATTCTCTTGTCCAGCAATGTCGATACCGCACCTAGATATTGGTTCGCATCCTTGTTCAACTTATAGTCCGGCTGGGTGCTAACGACCCTGATCTCACAGAGCGTGGACTTGCACGAAGCTTGACTTACCTGCAGATCTGCGCCGGAAAATCGCGCCAGCGCACTTGCAATATCGCGCTCTGCCATATCGGCGAAAGCGGGGTCCCTTCGCTCGCGCTCGAATTCTCGGCTCAGGATGGCGGGGTTGGGCATCGAGGGCGGAACCTGCGCCAAGGCAACTCCAGAACGAATTTCATCGAAGAACGGCGCTTCCAGATCGGCATTGCCCGCATACACCGCAGACGATAAAGAAACGAGGCTGAGACAGCACACCTGAAAAGATCGACTTGCCATTTTTATTTCCTTTTCTTTCCTTTACTGAAAAATTTAAAAAAAATATTGATCCGTCAAGCGAGAATTTGCATCCTGTCTTCGCGAACTTGGCGTTGAACCAGCTGTGGAACGGTATCGCTCCCTCCCTCGTTGCGTTGTCAAAAATCTCCGCAATAAGAAAGCTGAAGATGGACATCGTCGACTGCATCCTGGCCGATCACGCGCGCCAGCGCTTCTACTTCGCTGCGCTCGACGAGGCGCGCGAAGATCCCGAAACGCTGGGGAAGGTGTTCACGCGCCTGAAGAATTTCCTCGAGGCCCATGCCGAGGCCGAGGAGCTCTACTTCTACCCCACTTTGCTCAAGAAGGGCGAGGGAGCGGTCGATTCCGACAGCGCGGAAGAGACGACCGACGACGCAATCGACGACCACAACAAGATTTCCGAGGCGGCAGAAGCGGCGATGAAGGAGAAGCCGGGCTCCGACGCTTGGTGGAAATGCGTCGACAAATGCAACTACCACAATTCCGAGCACCTGAGCGAGGAAGAGCGCCAAGGCCTCACCGACTTCCGTCGCCGGGTACCTTTGAAAGAACGGGTCAGGCTCGGGCTGCAATACCTTGCGTTCGAAGCCGAACATTCGGGCGAATTCGAGCGCGAGGAAAAGGACCCCGACACCTACATCGAGGAAAACTCATAGGGCAGTTCGTCCGCGCTGCTTAGTCGGGCAGCGCGGAAAAGTCCGTCAGGGCGGCATCGCGCAGGCCCCGCCAGACGTTGCGGGCCTGCACCGTCTCGGCAACGTCGTGGACGCGCAGCATCTGCACGCCGGCGTCCATGCCCTTCAGGGCCAAAGTCACGCTGCCGCCGAGCCGCTGGTGCGCCGCCGCCTCGCCCGACATGGCGCCGATCATGCGCTTGCGGCTCGCCCCAAGCATCAGCGGCTGGCCGAGAGCGTGGAACAGCGGAAGCGCGTTCATCAGCGCGAGGTTGTCGCCGAGCGACTTGCCGAAACCAATGCCGGGATCGAGCACGACCCTCTCGCGTGCGATGCCTGCCTCGACCGCCCGGTCGCGGGCAGCGGCGAGCCAGTCGAAAACGTCGAACACCACCGCGTCGTAGTCGCCGTCCGCATGCAAGTCGTCGCCGGCGCCGGGCGCGTGCATCAGGATTACCGGGCATCCGCGCCGGGCCACGAGGTCCGCGCTCGTCGGATCGTGGCGTAGCGCCGATACGTCGTTGACCATGTGGGCCCCGGCATCGAGCGCGGCGGCCATCACCCCCGCCCGCCGGGTGTCGACGCTGATCGCCGCGCCCATGCCTGCACAATATTCGACTGCGGGTACGACGCGCTTGATCTCGTCTCCTTCCCACACCGCCGCAGCGCCCGGCCGCGTGCTTTCTCCGCCGATGTCCACCATCGCAGCGCCCACTTCCAGCATGGCCGCCGCCTGTTCACGTCCGGCCTCCGGATCGTCGAGGAATTTGCCGCCGTCGGAAAAGCTGTCGGGCGTGACGTTGAGGATGCCCGCGATCTGCGGCTGGTCGAGCCGGATGGTTCGCTCGCCCAGTTGCAGCGGCGGATGCGCGGTGCGCAGATCGGCCCATTGGCGCTCGGCTTCCGGGCCGAGTGTGTCCGGCAGTGCGGCGAAGGTTTCGGCGGCGCCAGCGGGTGTGAACCGGTGCCGCGCGATCACGCGGCCGCCGCTCCTGACGATCGCGGCGAAGCGGTGGGCATAGACCAGTCCGCCCGCGAGGCGGATGCAGTCGCCGTCCTCGTCCTGCGGGCTCGCCGCGAGGCCAGTGGGCATCAGATAGAGACGATCGGTCAATCCTCGTTCGCCAGCAACCAGTCCTGCCGCGCCGCATCGACGGGGACGACCTTGCCACCTCGTTCGAAGTACCAGAACGACCAGCCGTTGCAGCTCGGCGCACCCTGCAGGTCTTTGCCGAGGCCGTGGATGCTGCCGGTCTGCGCTTCGTGGGCGAGCGATCCATCGGCACGGACGGTGGCCGTCCAGCGCCGCTTCTTGTCGAACACCTGCGTGCCGGGCGGGATCAGCCCGGCCTCAACCAGTGCGCCGAAGGCGACCTTGGGTGCGGAACGCGGGCTCTGCATCGTGGCCAGCGCGCTTTCGTCGAGCGGCAATTCCTTTTCGATACGGCGGGTGGCGACCTCGCGATAGGCGGTCTCGCGCTCGCAGCCGATCCACTGCCGGCCCAGCCGTTTCGCGACCGCGCCGGTGGTGCCGGTGCCGAAGAACGGGTCAAGCACGACGTCGCCCTTCTCGGTCGTCGCCAGCAGCACGCGGTACAGCAGCGCCTCGGGCTTCTGCGTCGGGTGCGCCTTGTGGCCGTTTTCCTTCAGCCGTTCCTGGCCGCCGCAGATCGGGATCGTCCAGTCGCTGCGCATCTGGAGCTCGTCGTTCAGCGTCTTCATCGCGCGGTAGTTGAAGTGATACTTCGCCTTTTCACCCGTGCTCGCCCACAGCAGGGTCTCGTGCGCGTTGGTGAAGCGCGTGCCCTTGAAGTTCGGCATCGGGTTGGTCTTGCGCCAGACGATGTCGTTAAGGATCCAGAAGCCCAGGTCCTGCAGGATCGCGCCGACGCGGTAGATGTTGTGGTAGCTGCCGATGACCCACAGCGCGCCGTCGGGCTTGAGCACCCGCTTTGCCTGCGCGAGCCAGGCACGGGTGAAATCGTCGTAGACACGGAAGCTCGCGAACTGGTCCCAGTGATCGGTCACCGCGTCGACATGGCTGCCATCCGGCCGCGCCAGATCGCCGCCGAGTTGCAAGTTGTACGGCGGGTCGGCGAAGACGAGGTCGACGCTCGCGTCGGGCAGACGCCGCATCGCCTCGACACAGTCGCCCGCCAGGATCCGCCCGAGGGGCAGATCGAGCGCCGCCGGCGCAGCCGTTGCTTTCGCGGTGCGCGCACGCACCTTTGTGGTCTCCAGGACCCCCATTCCCTCACGTCCCCCGATTCACCTTATCCACAGGGTGAGTCCTCGCGGACTCCGCGTCAAGAACGAAGTCTGACCGAAAGTGGTTAATCCCGAGTTGCTTCAGACGGAACAGAAGGTGTCCGTCACAAGATGTTGAGTCCGAACGGAATTGCGGAACTCGACATTGTGGGTGTGTTGCAACGAGGACTCAGAACAACGCCAATTGCGCGACCGGCGCGAAGCTGCGGCGGTGCAGCGGGCTGGGTCCATGAGTGCGGAGCGCGGCGAGGTGTTCGGGCGAGCCGTAGCCCTTGTTTCGCTCCCAGCCATAGTGTGGGTGAGCAGCGGCGGCTTCGCGCATCAGGCGGTCGCGCCATTCCTTCGCGACGACGCTTGCGGCGCCGATCGCCGGCTCCTTCGCATCGCCGCCGACGACGGGCTTGGCGGTCCAGCGCCATTCTTGGCGCCGACCCGCCGGAGTCAGGTTGCCATCGACGAGGACCAGTTCCGGGTCGCGTTCCAGTATCGCCGCCAGTCGCCCGACGGCCAGCGTCATCGCCAGCATCGTTGCGCCGAAGATGTTGAGCCGGTCGATCTCCTCGACCTCGACGACCCCAACCGCCCAGGCACATCGCCGGCGCACGGCCAGATCGACCGAGGCCCGGGTTGCGGCGCAGAGCCTCTTCGAATCGCCGATACCTGCCGGGCGAGGCTTGCAGAGCGCCACCGCAGCGGCGACAACCGGCCCCGCCAGCGGCCCGCGCCCTGCTTCGTCCACTCCGACGACCAGAGGGGCGGACCCAAATCCGGGATGAGGTGTTCCAGATACCATGACCAAGCGACCGATTGCTGCCGCCCTCCTATCCACCGCCTCGCTCGCGCTCGCAAGTTGCGGGACGCAGGTCACCGGGGAAACCCCGACCCAGGCGCAATCGACGCCCGGACCGGCTGAGGAAATTGTCGCGGTAAGCGGTCGAGAGTTCGCGACGAAGAGCTATGGCAGCTTCGACGAGCCTTGGGCCGCCGCGTTTGCGCCCGGTACGCCCGTGCTATTCATCACCGAAAAGCCGGGGACGATGAAGTTTGTCGACACCCGTACGGGACGCATTGGTACCGTGTCGGGCCTGCCGACCGTCGATTACGGCGGCCAAGGCGGCCTCGGCGACGTTGCCTTCCTGCCGTCCGAAAGCGCCGCGACGCCGTCGCGCCGCACGATCTACCTGACTTGGGCCGAAGCGGGCAGCGGCGCCACCCGCGGAGCGGCGCTTGGGCGGGGAACGCTTGTATGCGAGGAAACTGACGCCTGCCGGATCGACGGCCTTAACGTGATCTGGCGACAGGACCCCAAGGTCACCGGTCGCGGCCACTTCAGCCACCGGATTGCCATCGCCCCCGATGGCCGGACCCTCTTCCTCGCGAGCGGGGACCGGCAGAAGATGGAACCCGCGCAGGATCCGAAGGTCAACCTGGGCAAGATCGTCCACCTCAATCTCGACGGGTCGCCTGCGGCCGGCAATACGCTCGCCGCAAGCGGTGCCCGGCCCGAAATCTATTCGATGGGTCATCGCAACATCCTGGGGCTGCAGTTCGACGCGCAGGGCCGCCTGTGGGACCTCGAGCATGGGCCGGCCGGAGGCGATGAACTGAACCTCGTGCGTAACGGTGGCAACTACGGCTGGCCCGTGGTGTCGGACGGCGACCACTACGACGGTCGCCCGATCCCCCGCCACTCGACCACCGACCGCTTCGTGAAGCCGGCTATCAGCTGGAACCCCGTGATCGCGCCGGGCGATTTCACGTTCTATTCGGGCAAGCTGTGGCCGCAATGGAAAGGCAACGCCATCATCGGCGGAATGAAACCCACCGTACTGGTACGCGTCGCGATCGATGGAACCACCGCGCGAGAGGTTGCCCGGTATGGCATGGAGAGGCGTATCCGCGAGGTGGTCGAAGGGCCCGACGGCGCGCTGTGGCTGCTCGAGGACAAGGACGGTGGCCGGCTAATCGAGATGCGCCCCGCGCGATAACGCTCGACTCGGCGCAGTTCCGTCTTCTAGGGGGCCGCGCCCCATGCCAAGCATCGTCCCCCTTTCCGCGGTCGAACCGCAGCTGGTCGAGGACCTGCTCGATGCCGCGTTCGGAACCGACCGGCACGGGCGCACCGCCTATACCATCCGCGCTGCCGCCGAGTGGCTGCCCGCGCTGAGCTTTGCCGCGCTCGACGACGGGGAATACCTCGTCGCCACGATCCAGCTCTGGCCGGTCGCGCTCACCGATCCGCAAGGCCGTGCGCACCCGTTGCTGATGGTGGGGCCGGTGGCCGTGATGCCGGCGCACCAGGGCGAGGGATATGGCAAGGCGCTGATCGAAGCATCGCTCGGCGCGATCGATCCGGCGGCGGCGCTGCCGCAGGTCCTCATCGGCGATGCGCCCTATTACGAGCGCTTCGGCTTCGTCGAGGCGCCGGGCGGATGGCGCTGCCCCGGCCCGTGGGACCCCGCCCGCCTGCTCGTGCGCTGCGACAATCGGGCGGTACTGCCGCCCGGAGGCATGCTGGGTCCGTGGTCCACCACGCAGGCCAACCCCTTGGCGGACTGACGCGCATCTGGCATCGCAACTGCCGTGCCCTACGAACCGCCCCCCGAAATCGCCGGTCTCTCGCTCGCCGAACTGGCACAGGCCGTCGAAGACCGCAGGCTGCCCCCGGTCGAGCAATGGTCCCCCGCCCATGTCGGCGAGAGCCACATGACCGTTCATGCCGACGGAACATGGTCGCACGACGGCTCGCCCGTCACCCGCCCGGCGATGGTTCGCGCGTTCGCCTCGCTGCTGACGCGGGACGAGGACGGAACCTACTGGCTCGTCACCCCGCAGCAGAAGCTGTCCGTGGAGGTGGAGGACGCGGCCTTCGTAGCCACCGACATGACCGCCCGCGACGGCGCGCTCGCCTTCCGGCTTAACACCGACGATATCGTGATCGCAGGGCCGGACCATCCGCTGACCGCTCGGGGTGATGCCGATACGCCGGCGATCTACCTCGCCGTCCGGCGCGGCTGCGAAGCGCGGCTCAACCGGTCGACATACGAGCAGCTGGCGCTGGTGGCGGACGATGGCTGGCAGGTCGAGAGCAGCGGCGAAACGTTCTCGCTCGTGCCGGGATGACCGCGCTTCTCGACCGACTGACCCGCGTGTTCGAGGCGGGCCATGCGCGGGACATCGACCTCCTCACCGACGCGATGGCCCCGCCCGAGGACCTGCGCCCCGCGGCGGTGCTGATCGCGGTGACCGACCGGCCGGAACCCGGCGTCATCGTCACGCACCGCCCCGACACGATGCGCGCGCATCCCGGGCAGGCGGCCTTTCCCGGTGGCAAGATCGATCCCGGCGAAGACGCGGTCGAGGCCGCGCTGCGCGAGGCGTGGGAGGAACTGGCGCTCGATCCGAAACAGGTATCGGTCATCGGCACGTCCGACCCGTTCCGCACCCGTACCGGTTACGACGTGACGCCCGTGCTCGCGGTCGTGCCCCCGGACCTGCCGCTCGTGCCGAACCCCGCCGAAGTACGCGAATGGTTCGAGCCGCCGCTCGCTTACATCCTCGACCCCGCCAACCGCACGCCGCGTACGGTGACGTGGGACGGGGCGGAGCGAACCTATTTCGAGATCGTCTGGCAGGGGCACCGTATCTGGGGTGTGACCGCCGCGATCATCGGCAATCTGTCGCGCCGGCTTGCTCTGGCGGAGCTGTTCGATGGCCGATAGCGTGAAAGCGACCCTGCCCGCCGCGGACTGGACGCAGCGACCGGCTCTGGCCGAACTCGTTGCCGCGCTTGGCCCGGGCAACGCGCGCTGGGTTGGCGGGGCGGTGCGCGACACGCTGCTGGGGTGCGATGCGCACGACATCGACGCCGCCACTCCGCTCACGCCAAAGCAAGTTATCGACCGGCTCGACGCAGTCGGCATTCGCACGATTCCCACCGGAATCGACCACGGCACCGTCACCGCGATCGTCGAGGGCGGAAACGTCGAGATTACCTCGCTGCGCAAGGACGTCAGCACCGACGGGCGCCATGCGAAGGTGGAATTTTCGAGCGACTGGAAGGAAGACGCCAGCCGCCGCGACTTCACCATCAACGCGCTCTATGCCGATCCCGGCACGCTGGAGGTCCACGACTATTTCGGCGGGGTCGCCGATCTTAAGGCCGGCCGCGTGCGCTTCATCGGCGATGCCCGCGCCCGCATCCGCGAGGATTACCTGCGGTTGCTCCGGTATTTCCGCTTCCAGACGCGCTTCGGCGGCGAACTCGATGCCGAGGCGGAAGAAGCCTGCGCCGAACTCGCGCCGGGGCTCAAGGGGCTCAGTCGCGAGCGGGTGGGATGGGAACTACAGAACCTGCTCTCGCTGCCCGACCCGTCGGCCACCGTCGCGCGGATGCGGGACCTGGGGGTACTGCAGGTCGTCCTGCCCGAAAGCGGCCGCCACGAAGCCGATAAGCTCGCCGAACTCGTCGCCGCCGAACGCGTTGCCGACCTAGCCCCCGACGCGATGCGGCGCCTCGCCGCGCTGCTGCCAGCCGTGCCTCCGGTGGCCGAGAGCGTGGCGGCACGCCTTCGCCTGTCGAAGAGTCAGCGCGAACGGCTCGCCTGCGCGGCAGCGCGCGACGTACGCGACGGCGACG
This window harbors:
- a CDS encoding fasciclin domain-containing protein, whose protein sequence is MDTMDDGMATTASARTDVAYVGGAAMYPNQTIVANAVNSPIHTTLVKAVTAAGLVDTLNGPGPFTVFAPTDAAFAKVPAATLNSLMMPANKAALTKVLTYHVVPGRITAADIAARIRAGNGTATYTTVEGEPLRFSMMNGTVMLMGMGGSMAHVNQADVMQSNGVIHVVDGVLLPSM
- a CDS encoding NAD(P) transhydrogenase subunit alpha; the encoded protein is MRIAVLRETAAGETRVALTPETARKFIALGAAVAVESGAGLAASIADAAYAEAGAEVASAAKAVKGADIVLGVQAPDPAALVGANPGTWVAATFDPFGNPGRVDAYAKAGLEALAMELMPRITRAQSMDVLSSQSNLAGYKAVIAAADTYGRAFPMMMTAAGTVQAARVFVMGVGVAGLQAIATARRLGAQVSATDVRSATKEQIASLGAKPVFVETVAGIEGEGSGGYATEMSEEYQQAQAELVSGHIAKQDIVITTALIPGRAAPRLVSDAQIASMKPGSVIYDLAVAQGGNVEGSVADRVIERHGVKIVGYANTPATLAADASALFARNLFNFLSAFWDKDAGKPVLDEEIGDAIRLTRDGSIVHPRLHA
- a CDS encoding aa3-type cytochrome c oxidase subunit IV, yielding MATGNDMKMHKGTYGSFIGMLKWTVPLIVAISAIVVLIIAS
- a CDS encoding sigma-54-dependent transcriptional regulator, with amino-acid sequence MTDADSRLLMLIDDEPAQSRLISALAAREGWRTMIVGDGETAIATLGTRQGMQLSAIILDQWVPGDDACGLIEELKARRPGLPILMLTASASPLLAVEAMRAGATDYLIKPVAPDRLMQALRSATKREAPRDELQPLTEKIGQVLDFDAMIGTAPNFRAALAKAAKSARGHGNVLIEGESGTGKEMLIRAMHAASPRAKAPFRLINCRSVPASSIESVLFGHEQNAFPGAFEKQIGAIQQCDGGTLVLDEVDRLPLDLQERLAEVLATGVVRPVGARHGFRIDVRVLSASNLPLTDLNSAGYFHPALHGRLAATTITLPPLRERTGDIQALARHFLARIGEQPGLRSLTITDGGLALLAAFDWPGNVRQLQAVLFRAAVFCDGDALTADSFPQLSEMLGETVENRDPRQDGVGVMLYAEDGNLRSLEEIEADVIRLAIGHYRGRMTEVARRLGIGRSTLYRKLGDLGIDNAA
- a CDS encoding hemerythrin domain-containing protein; translated protein: MDIVDCILADHARQRFYFAALDEAREDPETLGKVFTRLKNFLEAHAEAEELYFYPTLLKKGEGAVDSDSAEETTDDAIDDHNKISEAAEAAMKEKPGSDAWWKCVDKCNYHNSEHLSEEERQGLTDFRRRVPLKERVRLGLQYLAFEAEHSGEFEREEKDPDTYIEENS
- the folP gene encoding dihydropteroate synthase, which codes for MTDRLYLMPTGLAASPQDEDGDCIRLAGGLVYAHRFAAIVRSGGRVIARHRFTPAGAAETFAALPDTLGPEAERQWADLRTAHPPLQLGERTIRLDQPQIAGILNVTPDSFSDGGKFLDDPEAGREQAAAMLEVGAAMVDIGGESTRPGAAAVWEGDEIKRVVPAVEYCAGMGAAISVDTRRAGVMAAALDAGAHMVNDVSALRHDPTSADLVARRGCPVILMHAPGAGDDLHADGDYDAVVFDVFDWLAAARDRAVEAGIARERVVLDPGIGFGKSLGDNLALMNALPLFHALGQPLMLGASRKRMIGAMSGEAAAHQRLGGSVTLALKGMDAGVQMLRVHDVAETVQARNVWRGLRDAALTDFSALPD
- a CDS encoding site-specific DNA-methyltransferase — translated: MGVLETTKVRARTAKATAAPAALDLPLGRILAGDCVEAMRRLPDASVDLVFADPPYNLQLGGDLARPDGSHVDAVTDHWDQFASFRVYDDFTRAWLAQAKRVLKPDGALWVIGSYHNIYRVGAILQDLGFWILNDIVWRKTNPMPNFKGTRFTNAHETLLWASTGEKAKYHFNYRAMKTLNDELQMRSDWTIPICGGQERLKENGHKAHPTQKPEALLYRVLLATTEKGDVVLDPFFGTGTTGAVAKRLGRQWIGCERETAYREVATRRIEKELPLDESALATMQSPRSAPKVAFGALVEAGLIPPGTQVFDKKRRWTATVRADGSLAHEAQTGSIHGLGKDLQGAPSCNGWSFWYFERGGKVVPVDAARQDWLLANED
- a CDS encoding ribonuclease HII; amino-acid sequence: MVSGTPHPGFGSAPLVVGVDEAGRGPLAGPVVAAAVALCKPRPAGIGDSKRLCAATRASVDLAVRRRCAWAVGVVEVEEIDRLNIFGATMLAMTLAVGRLAAILERDPELVLVDGNLTPAGRRQEWRWTAKPVVGGDAKEPAIGAASVVAKEWRDRLMREAAAAHPHYGWERNKGYGSPEHLAALRTHGPSPLHRRSFAPVAQLALF
- a CDS encoding PQQ-dependent sugar dehydrogenase is translated as MTKRPIAAALLSTASLALASCGTQVTGETPTQAQSTPGPAEEIVAVSGREFATKSYGSFDEPWAAAFAPGTPVLFITEKPGTMKFVDTRTGRIGTVSGLPTVDYGGQGGLGDVAFLPSESAATPSRRTIYLTWAEAGSGATRGAALGRGTLVCEETDACRIDGLNVIWRQDPKVTGRGHFSHRIAIAPDGRTLFLASGDRQKMEPAQDPKVNLGKIVHLNLDGSPAAGNTLAASGARPEIYSMGHRNILGLQFDAQGRLWDLEHGPAGGDELNLVRNGGNYGWPVVSDGDHYDGRPIPRHSTTDRFVKPAISWNPVIAPGDFTFYSGKLWPQWKGNAIIGGMKPTVLVRVAIDGTTAREVARYGMERRIREVVEGPDGALWLLEDKDGGRLIEMRPAR
- a CDS encoding GNAT family N-acetyltransferase, with translation MPSIVPLSAVEPQLVEDLLDAAFGTDRHGRTAYTIRAAAEWLPALSFAALDDGEYLVATIQLWPVALTDPQGRAHPLLMVGPVAVMPAHQGEGYGKALIEASLGAIDPAAALPQVLIGDAPYYERFGFVEAPGGWRCPGPWDPARLLVRCDNRAVLPPGGMLGPWSTTQANPLAD
- a CDS encoding DUF1285 domain-containing protein yields the protein MPYEPPPEIAGLSLAELAQAVEDRRLPPVEQWSPAHVGESHMTVHADGTWSHDGSPVTRPAMVRAFASLLTRDEDGTYWLVTPQQKLSVEVEDAAFVATDMTARDGALAFRLNTDDIVIAGPDHPLTARGDADTPAIYLAVRRGCEARLNRSTYEQLALVADDGWQVESSGETFSLVPG